From Variimorphobacter saccharofermentans, one genomic window encodes:
- a CDS encoding glycosyltransferase produces the protein MNKNNEFLNEILNLVKLVDDNHRNINAFNKLLGNIGKLYFEIDDKNELLESLYEMCNDIPDMFVVLLEYIFQATSDGRVLQKQITVLLENLSKGVFNVFYTNFYRWQIISRLFLLNIKNSLYIERASLHSELVKQTQKMLGISYSLIPNEELNTNRIVLISEQLLSFKHGPSRNLLDYYYTLKYVLKKEVLLLVITEMPLHDKVKNLNYGISYREFYYLDALDGSFSIKYQDETVNGYQCILNEDRLDEIKEIIRYVYNWKPYLVYNMGSENIIADILGSFTNEVTIPFSYEYPVSEGHYLILARNIEDRDKHIVDYLYKRNQEIIESTFVYKLNDPIKKYNREEFDINENSFVVAIVGNRLEYEINDKFIVDLKNVLERNNSVCIVFIGNFDNFDIIKDKIGFNERVKYIGYHEDLRGVLNIADVYLNPPRKGGGTSAVEAMAQGLPVITLGECDVAYAAGENFIYETYHSLPEVISKYKDDYEFYKSRSEQAILQATKVVDTKNVIQNILKVIE, from the coding sequence ATGAATAAAAATAATGAGTTTCTGAACGAGATACTTAATTTAGTTAAACTAGTTGATGATAATCACCGTAATATAAATGCATTTAATAAGCTTCTTGGGAATATAGGCAAGTTGTACTTTGAAATTGATGATAAGAATGAATTATTAGAGTCGTTATACGAAATGTGTAATGATATACCCGATATGTTTGTAGTATTATTAGAGTATATTTTTCAAGCAACATCTGATGGTAGAGTGCTTCAAAAGCAGATTACTGTTTTACTTGAAAATCTGAGTAAGGGTGTGTTCAATGTTTTTTATACGAATTTTTACCGATGGCAGATTATTAGTAGGCTATTTCTTTTAAACATAAAAAACTCGTTGTATATAGAACGAGCATCTCTTCACTCTGAGTTAGTGAAACAGACACAAAAAATGTTAGGTATATCTTATTCTCTGATACCGAATGAAGAATTAAATACCAATCGAATTGTTTTAATCTCAGAACAGTTGTTGAGTTTTAAACATGGTCCTTCGCGAAACTTATTGGATTATTACTATACATTAAAATATGTATTGAAGAAAGAAGTGCTATTACTTGTAATAACAGAGATGCCATTGCATGATAAAGTAAAAAACTTAAATTATGGAATTAGTTATAGGGAATTTTATTATCTTGATGCATTAGATGGATCGTTTTCTATTAAGTATCAAGATGAAACAGTAAATGGTTATCAATGTATTTTAAATGAGGATAGATTAGATGAGATTAAAGAAATTATTCGATATGTTTATAATTGGAAGCCATATTTAGTATATAATATGGGATCTGAAAATATTATAGCAGATATACTTGGCTCATTTACTAACGAAGTTACAATACCATTTTCTTATGAATATCCGGTATCGGAAGGTCACTATTTGATTTTAGCAAGAAATATTGAAGATAGAGATAAGCATATTGTAGATTACCTTTATAAAAGAAATCAAGAAATTATTGAAAGTACATTTGTATACAAATTAAACGATCCTATTAAAAAGTATAACAGAGAGGAATTTGACATAAACGAAAATAGTTTTGTTGTTGCAATTGTTGGAAACCGATTAGAGTATGAAATAAATGATAAATTCATAGTAGACCTGAAAAACGTATTAGAGAGAAATAATTCTGTTTGCATTGTTTTTATTGGTAATTTTGATAATTTTGATATAATTAAGGATAAGATTGGCTTTAATGAAAGAGTAAAATATATCGGATACCATGAAGATTTAAGAGGGGTACTAAATATAGCAGATGTTTATTTAAATCCTCCAAGAAAGGGAGGTGGGACCAGTGCGGTAGAAGCAATGGCGCAAGGATTACCAGTTATTACACTTGGTGAATGTGATGTGGCATATGCAGCAGGAGAGAATTTTATATATGAAACTTATCATAGCTTACCCGAAGTTATTTCAAAATATAAAGATGATTATGAGTTCTATAAATCTCGGAGCGAACAAGCTATATTACAGGCCACTAAGGTAGTAGATACAAAAAATGTAATACAAAATATATTGAAAGTTATAGAATAA
- the pseB gene encoding UDP-N-acetylglucosamine 4,6-dehydratase (inverting), producing the protein MLNGKNILITGGTGSFGKKFLEMIFAKYNPNKVIIYSRDEFKQSIMKTEYANKVDMTKVRFFIGDVRDKDRLYRAFEGVDYVIHAAAMKQVPTCEYNPFEAIKTNIHGAQNVIDAALDKGVKKVIALSTDKAVNPINLYGGTKLVSDKLFIAANAYSGEKGTRFAIVRYGNVAGSRGSIIPVFKNLIERGETTLPITDFRMTRFWITLEQGVELVFKALAEAKGGETYISKIPSFKIVDLAKAMLPNSKLVEIGIREGEKLHEVMVTKDDSRMTYEYDKHYIIYPNFEWMDISKSLLPGGKLVEEGFEYNSGNNNNWLEVDQLLRELQML; encoded by the coding sequence ATGTTAAACGGAAAAAACATACTAATTACTGGCGGAACAGGTTCTTTTGGTAAGAAATTTTTAGAGATGATATTTGCGAAATATAATCCTAATAAGGTTATTATATATTCCAGAGATGAGTTTAAGCAGAGTATAATGAAAACTGAATATGCAAATAAAGTGGATATGACAAAGGTTAGATTTTTCATTGGTGATGTCAGAGATAAAGACCGTCTTTATCGAGCATTTGAAGGAGTGGATTATGTAATTCATGCAGCCGCAATGAAACAGGTTCCTACATGTGAATACAATCCATTTGAAGCAATTAAAACGAATATTCATGGTGCACAAAATGTGATTGATGCTGCATTAGATAAAGGAGTAAAAAAAGTAATAGCTTTATCTACAGATAAAGCTGTAAATCCAATAAATTTATATGGTGGAACTAAACTGGTATCGGATAAGCTTTTTATTGCAGCTAATGCATATTCAGGGGAAAAGGGTACAAGATTTGCAATTGTACGGTACGGTAATGTTGCGGGGAGTCGTGGCTCCATTATTCCTGTGTTTAAAAACTTAATTGAGAGAGGGGAAACTACCCTTCCCATCACTGATTTTAGAATGACACGTTTTTGGATTACTTTGGAACAAGGAGTTGAATTGGTATTCAAGGCATTAGCAGAGGCTAAAGGAGGTGAAACCTATATTTCTAAAATTCCATCTTTTAAAATAGTTGATTTGGCAAAAGCTATGCTTCCTAATTCGAAATTGGTTGAAATAGGTATTCGCGAGGGCGAGAAATTACATGAAGTCATGGTAACAAAGGATGATTCTAGAATGACATATGAATATGATAAGCATTATATAATTTACCCTAATTTCGAATGGATGGATATAAGTAAGTCTCTGCTACCAGGTGGTAAATTAGTTGAGGAAGGCTTTGAATATAACTCTGGTAACAATAATAACTGGTTAGAGGTTGATCAACTGTTACGAGAATTACAAATGTTATAA
- the pseG gene encoding UDP-2,4-diacetamido-2,4,6-trideoxy-beta-L-altropyranose hydrolase, with protein MIAFRADANSEIGSGHIMRCLSIAKALQKLEQDIVFITADDNGKELIRREHFPSISLNTQWTNMEGELLELEKAIIKYKIQVLIVDSYYVTHNYMKRAKDLVKIVYLDDLNQFVYPTDILINYNIYVYDIQYSSYYSENTTLLLGCDYVPLREEFSGRIRTINPSVNNILITTGGSDSYNMAGQLLSYIRKFSKFDSLNLHIIVGALNKNVENLNKLSKLYPNIILHRAINNMADIMMECDIAISAGGSTLYELCACGLPTISYSFADNQLWIVNKFNQEQIIYYSGDIRGDISACLGKVNDSLSTLMKDALLRKELSLNMQNLTDGRGSYRIAEKVLKLL; from the coding sequence GTGATAGCATTTCGTGCGGATGCTAATTCCGAAATTGGTAGTGGTCATATTATGAGGTGTTTATCAATTGCGAAAGCACTTCAAAAACTTGAACAAGATATTGTTTTTATAACTGCTGATGATAATGGGAAGGAGCTAATTCGTAGAGAACATTTCCCTAGTATTAGTCTAAATACTCAATGGACTAATATGGAGGGTGAATTACTAGAATTAGAAAAGGCAATTATTAAATACAAGATTCAGGTATTAATAGTTGACTCATATTATGTTACACATAATTATATGAAGAGGGCGAAAGATTTGGTTAAGATTGTTTATTTGGATGATCTTAACCAATTTGTATATCCAACAGATATATTAATCAATTATAATATCTATGTTTATGATATTCAATATTCGAGCTATTATTCTGAAAATACAACATTACTTTTAGGATGCGATTATGTTCCGTTAAGAGAGGAATTCAGTGGTCGAATTAGAACGATAAATCCTAGTGTAAATAATATTTTAATAACAACGGGAGGATCCGATAGCTATAATATGGCAGGTCAGTTGCTTTCGTACATTCGTAAGTTTAGTAAGTTTGACAGCCTAAATCTTCATATTATAGTTGGAGCATTGAATAAGAATGTAGAAAATCTAAATAAACTATCTAAGTTATATCCCAATATAATTCTGCATCGGGCAATCAACAATATGGCGGATATAATGATGGAATGTGATATAGCAATTTCTGCAGGAGGTTCAACGTTATATGAACTATGTGCCTGCGGTCTACCTACCATTAGTTATTCATTCGCTGATAATCAGTTATGGATAGTAAATAAATTTAATCAGGAGCAAATAATCTATTATTCTGGTGATATTAGAGGAGATATTTCTGCATGTTTAGGAAAAGTTAACGATTCATTAAGTACATTAATGAAGGATGCTTTACTTCGCAAGGAACTTTCATTAAATATGCAAAATTTAACGGATGGACGAGGAAGCTATAGAATAGCAGAAAAAGTGTTAAAATTATTATGA
- the pseC gene encoding UDP-4-amino-4,6-dideoxy-N-acetyl-beta-L-altrosamine transaminase, which yields MYIPYGTQSIDDDDIQAVINTLKADYLTTGPKISEFEDCVAKYVGAKYAVAVSNGTAALHVACLAAGISKGDEVITTPITFVASANSVLYCGATPVFADIDPKTYNIDPKDIRKKITAKTKAIIAVHFTGQPCDMDEIKKIADEFNLIVIEDAAHALGAVYKGRRIGTISDMTTFSFHPVKHITTGEGGMIVTNNKELYQKLSIIRSHGITRNPELMSCNDGPWYYQQLELGYNYRMTDIQCALGISQMKKLDFFISRRLEIVDRYNNAFKDNENILIPYQLDGCYNSWHLYVIQVMNRDRRRVVEALIAKGIGVNVHYIPVYTQPYYRSHGYSDVVCPNAETAYSRFISLPIFPKLSKEEQDYVIEQVIKIVEGDY from the coding sequence ATGTATATTCCATATGGAACGCAAAGTATAGATGATGATGATATACAAGCAGTGATTAATACTCTAAAAGCAGATTATTTAACAACTGGGCCCAAAATATCAGAATTCGAAGATTGTGTAGCAAAATATGTTGGAGCAAAATATGCTGTTGCTGTTTCAAATGGTACTGCAGCACTTCACGTTGCATGCCTTGCTGCTGGAATAAGTAAAGGTGATGAAGTTATTACAACTCCGATAACTTTTGTGGCATCAGCAAACAGTGTTTTATATTGCGGAGCTACCCCAGTGTTTGCAGATATTGATCCGAAAACATATAATATAGATCCCAAAGACATTCGAAAGAAAATAACAGCGAAGACAAAAGCGATAATTGCAGTTCACTTTACAGGACAGCCATGTGATATGGATGAGATTAAAAAAATAGCGGATGAATTCAATCTAATTGTTATAGAAGATGCAGCACATGCTTTAGGCGCCGTGTATAAAGGCAGAAGAATCGGAACAATTTCAGATATGACTACATTTAGCTTCCATCCTGTTAAACACATTACAACGGGTGAAGGCGGCATGATTGTAACAAATAATAAAGAGCTATATCAAAAACTTTCCATAATAAGGAGTCATGGAATTACCAGAAATCCAGAATTGATGAGTTGTAATGATGGACCATGGTATTATCAACAATTGGAATTAGGATATAATTATCGAATGACTGATATACAATGTGCCCTAGGTATTAGTCAGATGAAAAAGTTAGATTTCTTTATTTCTAGAAGATTAGAGATTGTAGATAGGTATAATAATGCTTTTAAAGATAACGAGAATATTCTAATTCCATATCAACTAGACGGTTGTTACAATAGTTGGCATTTATATGTTATTCAAGTGATGAATAGAGATCGCAGAAGAGTGGTGGAAGCATTGATTGCAAAAGGGATTGGAGTTAATGTACATTATATACCTGTATATACACAACCATATTATCGTAGCCATGGATATTCGGATGTTGTATGCCCTAATGCGGAAACGGCTTATAGTAGGTTTATTAGTTTGCCTATTTTTCCCAAGCTTTCTAAAGAAGAACAAGATTATGTAATTGAACAAGTGATAAAAATTGTAGAAGGTGATTATTAG
- a CDS encoding GNAT family N-acetyltransferase yields MKDCYLKSVQLEDKKLLYKWANDEETRLNSFSTDFIPYETHEKWFNNVIRSEDILQFIYYMDNIPIGQVRLSINNNIAYINYSISKDHRGKGHGKNILLLVEKKLRDEYPYITQINAQVKVDNVPSRKIFEGLNYNQMYIEYSKKI; encoded by the coding sequence GTGAAAGATTGTTATTTAAAATCAGTTCAATTGGAAGATAAAAAATTACTATACAAATGGGCAAATGATGAAGAAACAAGGTTAAATTCATTTTCAACTGATTTTATACCATATGAGACACATGAGAAGTGGTTTAATAACGTGATCAGGTCAGAAGATATTTTGCAGTTTATTTATTATATGGACAATATTCCAATTGGACAAGTTCGTCTTTCTATTAATAATAATATAGCATATATAAATTATAGCATTAGTAAAGATCATAGGGGAAAAGGACATGGAAAGAATATCTTATTACTCGTTGAAAAAAAATTAAGAGATGAGTATCCCTATATTACACAAATTAATGCTCAGGTTAAGGTAGATAATGTACCTTCAAGAAAAATATTTGAAGGTCTAAATTACAATCAAATGTACATTGAGTATTCAAAAAAAATATAA
- the pseI gene encoding pseudaminic acid synthase: MRNIKIKNRIIGEGYPTYIIAEMSGNHAGSINRAKEIIHMAKECGADCIKLQTYTPDTITIDCDNKYFRINEGTWSGENLYKLYGKAYTPWEWQYELKAEADKVGIDFFSTPFDKSSVDFLEDIGIEFYKIASFELTDIPLIEYVASKGKPIIMSTGMGSKEEIWDALNTVTMQNNNQVAILKCSSAYPAISEDMNLRTIVDMKNTFQVPVGLSDHSMGSIGAITAVALGACIIEKHFCLNRNIVNPDSSFSMEPEEFKNMVNDIRNAEKALGKISYEITCGEMSNRNFRRSIFAVDDIKAGDVFSNNNIRVIRPSYGLEPKYYNSVLGKKALCDIKRGTPLRLDQVEQGELM, from the coding sequence TTGAGAAATATAAAGATTAAAAACAGAATTATTGGGGAGGGTTATCCAACTTATATCATTGCTGAGATGTCGGGTAACCATGCTGGAAGTATAAATCGAGCTAAAGAAATAATCCATATGGCAAAGGAATGTGGAGCCGATTGTATTAAATTGCAAACCTATACTCCTGACACGATAACAATAGATTGTGATAACAAATATTTCCGAATAAATGAAGGAACATGGTCAGGAGAAAACTTATATAAACTATATGGTAAAGCTTATACTCCTTGGGAATGGCAATATGAATTGAAAGCAGAAGCTGACAAAGTGGGAATTGATTTTTTTTCTACCCCCTTCGATAAAAGTTCAGTAGATTTTTTAGAGGATATAGGTATTGAGTTTTACAAAATTGCTTCATTTGAGTTGACTGATATACCATTAATTGAATATGTGGCTTCAAAGGGTAAACCTATTATTATGTCGACGGGTATGGGAAGTAAAGAAGAAATTTGGGATGCATTAAATACAGTGACTATGCAAAATAATAACCAAGTTGCAATATTGAAATGTTCTAGTGCTTATCCAGCAATATCAGAAGATATGAATTTAAGAACAATAGTAGATATGAAAAATACGTTTCAAGTACCGGTAGGATTATCAGATCATTCAATGGGATCAATCGGTGCCATTACTGCGGTTGCATTGGGTGCTTGTATCATTGAAAAGCATTTTTGCTTAAATAGAAATATTGTAAATCCGGATTCATCCTTTTCAATGGAACCTGAAGAGTTTAAAAATATGGTTAATGATATTCGTAATGCAGAAAAAGCCCTAGGAAAAATAAGTTATGAAATTACATGTGGTGAAATGTCAAATCGAAATTTTCGCCGTTCCATATTTGCCGTTGACGACATAAAAGCGGGTGATGTTTTTTCAAATAATAATATCAGAGTCATTAGGCCAAGTTATGGTCTTGAGCCAAAGTATTACAATTCTGTATTAGGGAAAAAGGCATTATGCGACATAAAAAGAGGTACACCATTAAGGTTGGATCAAGTAGAGCAAGGAGAGTTAATGTGA
- a CDS encoding cytidylyltransferase domain-containing protein, with translation MKIMVIIQARMGSSRLPGKVLKKLYDKTILEHDVDRIRQCKQIDDIIIATTTNKADNEIEEEAVRLGVHYYRGSEEDVLSRYYYAAKEYKADVIIRITSDCPLYDPKVLDEMISFYKKNQYDIVSNAGNDIVNRTYPRGLDTEIFSYNILEEAFYKAREKYQREHVTPYIYETSSKIYYYKADTDNSKYRWTLDTNEDWLAISKIYDYLYQGSHDFYLDDILLLMQKHPEIYDINKNVEQKKLK, from the coding sequence ATGAAGATAATGGTAATCATCCAAGCCAGAATGGGTTCATCAAGGTTACCGGGCAAAGTATTGAAAAAGCTATATGATAAAACTATATTGGAGCATGATGTCGATAGAATTAGGCAATGTAAACAAATTGATGATATCATCATAGCAACTACGACAAATAAAGCGGATAATGAAATAGAGGAAGAAGCAGTACGGCTAGGCGTACACTATTATAGAGGAAGTGAAGAGGATGTTCTAAGCCGCTATTATTATGCAGCGAAAGAATATAAAGCTGATGTGATAATACGAATTACATCGGACTGTCCGCTGTATGATCCTAAGGTTTTAGATGAGATGATAAGTTTTTATAAGAAGAATCAATATGATATCGTTTCTAATGCTGGAAATGATATAGTTAATAGAACATATCCAAGAGGTTTAGATACGGAAATTTTTTCTTATAATATACTTGAAGAAGCATTTTACAAAGCAAGAGAAAAGTATCAAAGGGAACATGTAACACCATATATATATGAAACATCAAGTAAAATATATTATTATAAAGCTGATACTGATAATTCAAAATATAGATGGACATTAGATACAAACGAAGATTGGCTAGCAATATCAAAAATATATGATTATTTATATCAAGGTTCTCATGATTTCTATTTAGATGATATATTATTATTAATGCAAAAACATCCCGAAATATATGATATTAATAAGAATGTAGAGCAGAAGAAGCTGAAGTAA
- a CDS encoding motility associated factor glycosyltransferase family protein encodes MNYLENNMECIKKNRPYMYKRLIETETRDTSDQISEIKSVITKDNSKTLYIKKGTKYYRLNSIYSPSNEANIWADQFELKSLSSIISMFGFGNGEFARSLINRIRDKDILVIYEPSIEVFYHVIEEYDITDILSNMQVSFTVEKINDIEFHNTLRVVLDINNISTQIICTHPFYDKIFPESGVSFFKELKDSYYNAKININTEIAFGKRFIENTLHNIRYLRDSISIHELKSIVPTDIPAMIIAAGPSVSEQIEYIRQAKGKVVIFAVDRILEFLLENGIEPDFVVTLDPMKPVQFFSNRTDVTIPLLCFIEANHEILDRHIGKKIFCNCTDFLKQVYENINKKPPMVLSSSSVATLSCLVCVELGFTDIILVGQDLAYDGNKSHSGREEISPNTNRDIELEDIEGKPIRSRYDWKSFKIWYEDLIALKPHINIIDAKTKGAKINGSTIMPLKDVLVKYCNQEFDYNTIANININTFDQEGIYAVKHYLDKNYNNIEKIIKKAKGSIKYCNILIDEINHKKFNSGIELQYVTKIRKNNQFIQKSSLYKLIDIYVKAVSMQDILEMNKLSEDYSENKLITYMKTKKINEAIIEAADFIKPKLEDAIKQVVPM; translated from the coding sequence ATGAACTATTTGGAAAATAATATGGAATGTATAAAAAAAAATAGACCATATATGTATAAAAGACTTATTGAAACTGAAACAAGAGATACCTCTGATCAAATTAGTGAAATTAAATCAGTCATAACTAAGGATAATAGTAAGACGTTGTATATAAAGAAAGGGACAAAATATTACCGACTTAACAGCATATATAGTCCTTCTAATGAAGCGAATATTTGGGCGGACCAATTTGAGCTTAAGAGTTTAAGTTCAATAATATCAATGTTTGGATTTGGAAATGGTGAGTTCGCACGATCTTTAATAAACAGGATAAGAGACAAAGATATTTTAGTTATTTATGAGCCTAGTATAGAGGTGTTTTATCATGTGATAGAAGAATATGATATTACTGATATACTATCAAATATGCAAGTTTCGTTTACTGTTGAAAAAATAAATGATATCGAATTTCATAACACTCTTAGAGTAGTATTAGATATAAACAATATCTCAACACAAATTATATGTACGCATCCATTTTACGATAAGATATTTCCTGAAAGTGGAGTATCATTCTTTAAGGAGCTAAAAGACTCCTATTATAATGCTAAAATTAATATAAATACGGAAATTGCTTTCGGTAAAAGGTTTATTGAAAATACTTTACATAATATTCGATACCTACGTGATAGTATTTCAATACATGAGCTAAAAAGCATTGTTCCAACAGATATACCAGCGATGATAATTGCTGCAGGACCATCCGTATCGGAACAAATAGAATATATAAGACAAGCAAAGGGAAAAGTAGTAATATTTGCAGTTGACAGAATTCTGGAGTTTTTACTTGAAAACGGCATTGAACCAGATTTTGTGGTTACATTAGATCCGATGAAACCAGTGCAATTTTTCTCTAACCGTACAGATGTTACAATACCGTTATTATGTTTTATAGAAGCAAACCATGAAATATTGGATAGACATATAGGTAAAAAGATATTTTGTAATTGCACAGATTTCTTAAAGCAAGTATATGAAAATATTAATAAAAAGCCACCTATGGTCTTAAGTAGTTCTTCAGTTGCAACATTATCTTGCTTAGTATGTGTTGAATTAGGTTTTACTGATATTATTCTCGTGGGTCAAGACTTGGCTTATGATGGTAATAAGAGTCATTCTGGCAGAGAAGAGATATCACCCAATACTAATAGAGATATAGAATTAGAGGATATTGAAGGTAAACCGATACGCTCAAGATATGATTGGAAAAGTTTTAAGATTTGGTATGAAGACTTGATTGCTTTAAAACCCCATATTAATATTATTGATGCAAAAACAAAGGGAGCTAAAATTAATGGATCAACTATTATGCCATTAAAAGATGTTTTGGTCAAGTATTGTAATCAAGAATTTGATTACAATACTATTGCCAATATAAATATAAATACATTCGATCAAGAAGGTATTTATGCGGTAAAACACTATTTAGATAAGAACTATAATAATATTGAGAAAATAATAAAGAAAGCGAAGGGATCGATTAAATACTGTAATATTCTTATAGACGAAATAAATCATAAAAAATTCAATTCAGGGATAGAATTGCAGTATGTTACGAAAATAAGAAAAAATAACCAATTTATTCAAAAATCATCTTTATATAAGTTAATAGATATTTATGTTAAAGCTGTTTCTATGCAGGATATTTTGGAAATGAATAAGTTGTCAGAAGATTATTCTGAGAATAAATTGATTACTTATATGAAAACAAAGAAAATAAACGAAGCTATTATTGAGGCAGCTGATTTTATAAAGCCAAAACTTGAAGATGCAATTAAACAAGTGGTACCTATGTAG
- a CDS encoding flagellin N-terminal helical domain-containing protein, whose protein sequence is MVVQHNMAAANTRRQLGITTGNLAKSTEKLSSGYKINRAGDNAAGLTISEKMRGQIRGLDQASVNAQDGISLIQTAEGALNETQSILQRMRELTVQAANDTNVTEDREAIEEELVALSAEVTRIGNETEFNTMKLLDGTFTGKNLQVGANSGQNIAFSINTMTATALGVNAISSEVSNYSDATAAITTIQSALNQVSTQRSALGALQNRLEHTIANADNTSENLQAAESRIRDVDMAKEMVKYSKDNILQQAAQSMLAQANQSTQGVLSLLQ, encoded by the coding sequence ATGGTAGTTCAACACAATATGGCAGCAGCCAACACAAGAAGACAGTTAGGTATTACTACAGGAAATCTTGCTAAATCTACTGAGAAGTTATCTTCTGGTTACAAGATTAACCGTGCAGGTGATAATGCAGCTGGATTAACAATTTCCGAAAAAATGCGTGGACAGATCAGAGGTCTTGATCAGGCTTCTGTTAACGCTCAGGATGGTATTTCCTTAATTCAGACAGCAGAAGGTGCTCTTAATGAGACTCAGTCCATTCTTCAAAGAATGAGAGAGTTAACTGTTCAAGCAGCTAACGATACTAACGTTACAGAAGATCGTGAAGCTATTGAAGAAGAACTTGTTGCATTATCTGCTGAAGTAACTCGTATTGGTAATGAGACTGAGTTCAATACCATGAAGTTATTAGATGGTACTTTTACAGGAAAGAACCTTCAGGTTGGAGCAAACTCAGGACAGAATATTGCATTTAGCATTAATACAATGACAGCAACCGCTCTTGGAGTAAACGCTATTTCATCTGAAGTTTCTAACTATTCTGATGCTACAGCAGCTATTACAACTATTCAATCAGCTCTGAATCAGGTTTCTACACAGAGATCTGCACTTGGTGCTTTACAGAACAGATTAGAGCATACCATTGCTAATGCTGATAATACTTCAGAGAATTTACAAGCTGCTGAATCCCGTATCCGTGATGTTGATATGGCGAAAGAGATGGTTAAATACTCCAAGGATAACATTCTTCAACAGGCTGCTCAGTCTATGTTGGCTCAAGCTAATCAATCTACACAGGGTGTTCTATCATTATTACAGTAA
- the flgN gene encoding flagellar export chaperone FlgN produces MELENQTLKHTYIKLLCDALQRKYEVLQQLMRLTEKQEEIISSEAFDEDSFLDIIDQKEEQLQTLNSLDSGFTKLYESVKEELVVGKLNYSVEISCMKELITKITDLSVRLQAIEKRNKEKFEAVIASKRIEIKKLRISNQTATNYYKTMAQQHESQSYFYDKKN; encoded by the coding sequence ATGGAATTAGAAAACCAAACTTTAAAGCATACGTATATTAAATTACTTTGTGATGCATTACAACGAAAATATGAAGTTCTTCAACAACTGATGAGGCTTACAGAAAAGCAAGAGGAGATTATTTCATCTGAAGCTTTTGATGAAGATTCATTTCTTGATATCATAGATCAGAAAGAAGAGCAATTGCAAACCCTTAATTCACTTGATTCTGGTTTTACAAAGCTGTATGAAAGTGTAAAGGAGGAGCTAGTGGTTGGTAAATTAAACTATTCCGTAGAGATATCTTGTATGAAAGAATTGATTACTAAGATTACTGATCTAAGCGTTAGACTTCAAGCGATAGAAAAAAGAAATAAGGAAAAATTTGAGGCTGTAATTGCTTCTAAACGCATAGAAATAAAGAAATTACGTATTAGCAATCAAACAGCAACTAATTACTATAAAACAATGGCTCAACAGCATGAATCTCAATCATATTTTTATGACAAAAAAAATTAA
- the fliS gene encoding flagellar export chaperone FliS — protein sequence MMAINAASAYQDSKILTATPADLTLMLYEGAIKFCNLALLALEKRDYDKVSKNIIKAEKIIQEFRVTLDFKYPVAKNFDVVYDYIYRRLIDANIKKDKEMLEEALGYIREMRDTWKEVMKNSKASSN from the coding sequence ATAATGGCTATAAACGCGGCTTCAGCATATCAAGATAGTAAAATACTTACTGCTACCCCTGCGGACCTTACCTTGATGTTATATGAAGGGGCTATAAAGTTCTGTAATTTGGCTTTATTAGCGCTTGAAAAGAGGGATTATGATAAAGTTAGTAAGAATATCATTAAGGCGGAAAAAATCATTCAGGAATTTCGTGTTACCTTGGACTTTAAGTATCCGGTAGCAAAGAACTTTGATGTGGTCTACGATTATATTTATAGGAGACTCATTGATGCGAATATAAAAAAAGACAAAGAGATGCTTGAGGAAGCATTAGGCTATATTCGTGAGATGAGGGATACTTGGAAGGAAGTAATGAAAAATAGTAAAGCAAGTAGTAATTAA